Within Micromonospora parathelypteridis, the genomic segment GGAGATCGCGAGCCAACCCGACTGCTGGCGGGAGGCGGCCGAGCTGGCCGGCGTCGTACAGGGTGACCTGCCGCGCCCCGGTGAGCGGGTCGCCGTCGTCGGTTGCGGCACGTCGTGGTTCATGGCGATGGCGTACGCGGCCCGCCGCGAGCAGGCCGGCCAGGGCGAGACCGACGCGTTCCAGGCGTCCGAGTTCCCCGCCGGCCGCCGCTACGACCGGTTGATCGCGATCACCCGTTCCGGCACCACCACCGAGGTGCTGGAGCTGCTCGCCGCGCTGCGTGGGCGGACACCCACCACCGTCATCGTCGGCGACCCGGGGTCCCCGGTGGTCGATCTGGCTTCCGCCACGGTGGCCATGCCCTTCGCCGACGAGCGGTCGGTGGTGCAGACCCGCTTCGCGACCACCGCACTGGCCCTGCTCCGCGCCCACCTCGGCGACCCGGTGACCGCGCTCGCCGCCGACGC encodes:
- a CDS encoding SIS domain-containing protein, which translates into the protein MAYVDAEIASQPDCWREAAELAGVVQGDLPRPGERVAVVGCGTSWFMAMAYAARREQAGQGETDAFQASEFPAGRRYDRLIAITRSGTTTEVLELLAALRGRTPTTVIVGDPGSPVVDLASATVAMPFADERSVVQTRFATTALALLRAHLGDPVTALAADAEVAVRSPLPIDPATIGQVTFLGRGWTVGLAQEAALKCREAATFWAEAYPAMDYRHGPISVAAPGRLVWAFGELPEGLPEDVAATGAAFVHSRTHGWRTVLGSWSAGRTPVDPMADLILAQRFAVALATSRGLDPDAPRHLSRSVVLA